The nucleotide window GGCCGCCTGCTATAACTTGGCTGGCCAGTTACTCAAACAAGCAAAGCAGCGCTGCGCCGAGGAGGGATACCGAACAGGCGCGATGGATTTCATGGTCGTCACGGCTGCCGGTAGTAGTGATGTAAAAACGATGCGGGAAGAGGTGCTCACGCAGAAATCTTTTGTATTCCCTCACGGAGATCGCCAGATACGGCTCACGCAAAGGCCGTACACCTTGAACCAGGCACGAACCCTCCTGGAGCGTGTGAAGGCTTTCAAGAAAGCGAGGTTCCCGCGCAGTCAGCTCCAATATCTGTACGAGGGCTTATTTCATTCGCAGGCAGACGCGATATATCGCTGGCTTAAGGTCGGCGGCCGCATTGGAAAGGGGCAACGTGATACCCTCGATGAGTTCTATGCGGCGTTTGGCGATGGTGACCGAGGGCTGCCACCATGGCGGCGGGACAATAACCCGCCGGAGATCGATCAGACAACCGCGCTGGCCGATTTGATTGAGATTTATCAATTCGTATTGCCTGAGGAGTAGGGGGAACTGATGCCGCCGACATCCATTGAGTTACCCAGTCTTGTCGTCCAAACACGCGGCCCAATGCACATCGGGACAGGGTTTGCGCGAGGGATGGTGAATCGCACGGTAGTGAAGGGCCGGGACGGGTTGGTCTACATTCCGGGAAGCACCCTGAAGGGCAAAGTCCGCTCGACATGTGAGGCGCTGGCCTCCTTGCATCGGATCGGCGACTGCGGCGCGCCTCATCCCCGGCAGATGGTGCCGCACCGGGACACCTGTCTGATCTGCAGGATCTTCGGTGCGCCAGGGCAGGGTGCCGACCTTCGATGGCAATCAGCACGTCTGACCGAAGACTGGATAGAGGCGCTACGCCCTAACCCCGCGAGTCGAGCCGCATTGGGTCAGACAATTACTCGAACTCAAGTCCAGTTAAGTCGGATGCGTGGCTTGGCAGCGGAAGCCAAGCTGTTTACGAGTGAGTTCACCGCTGGAGGGCTCACCTATGAAGCGAGACCGGCATTGATCGAGCGATTGCGATTGACCCCCGTGAGCGTGGCTGACGACCCGGACGTGTACTACGAGTTAGTCCTGCTCCTCACTGGCCTGAAGTCGGTTGGGACCCTGGGCGGCGGGACGAGTCGCGGCGCGGGGGAGTGCGTATGCGTTCTACCGGAGAACGTGATCGTGGATGGACGACAGGTCCCCGTGGAGCGCCAGCTAGCCAACGTCGAGGCGTTAGAGCTTTATAGAGAAGAAGCGGAGGCGCAGCCATGACCGCTGACACCCTGACGTTGAAGGCCGAGTCTCCGCTGGCATTACACCGGCGGCGCGCAAGTGAGCAGTTTGCGCCCACGCTCGACTATCTGCCGGGTAGCGCTGTACGAGGCGCGTTGGCCGACCTATACCTCGCCGGCGCCCCAGAGCGCTCACAAGAGGCGGACTTTAAGAACCTATTTCTCTCCGGCGTAGTCCGCTTCTCAGATTTCCTCCCTATCCCGAGCGATTACCATGGTTTGGCCCATCTGATCCCGGCGACGGCGGCAGCCTGCAAGCGGTTCAGCGACCACGAATCCACAAGCCTCACTGACGGGCTGCTCCGGCTTGAGTTGGCGCGCGAAATGAAGCAGGCCGATGCGTTGGAGCACAATGGTTGGTTTTACTGCCCTATATGCCAACGCGGCGGGCATGGAGAGAGACGAGACCGGTTGGAGTCTGGCTATTACACGTTATTGGAGGCGTTTCAGCGCGTACCCGTACGGAAGCGAATGGTCACCACGACGGCAATTGAGCGGGCCTCAGGAACGGCGGCCTACGGGATGCTGTATTCGCATGAAGTCATTCAGGAGAGCGATGTCCATGAAGACGTGCTCTTTCGTGGCGTCGTTACTCTGCCGGAGGAATTGCGCTCCAAATTGAAAGAGCTGGCTGGGTATGGGCGGCGGATTGCCGTAGGCTACGGACGGAGCCGAGGGCTAGGGCAGGTGTCTGTGGCCGGGTGGGGGACAGCCCCGGTTGAAAGGCAGGCCGTCGCTGATCGGTGGGCCGCATTAAACGAGACCGCGCGCGCCCTGTGGAGCTTGTTCGACCGTCAACCTGAAGGCGAGTATTTCTCGTTAACCCTGCAAAGCCACCTTGCCCTACGG belongs to Candidatus Methylomirabilis tolerans and includes:
- the csx10 gene encoding CRISPR-associated RAMP protein Csx10; its protein translation is MTADTLTLKAESPLALHRRRASEQFAPTLDYLPGSAVRGALADLYLAGAPERSQEADFKNLFLSGVVRFSDFLPIPSDYHGLAHLIPATAAACKRFSDHESTSLTDGLLRLELAREMKQADALEHNGWFYCPICQRGGHGERRDRLESGYYTLLEAFQRVPVRKRMVTTTAIERASGTAAYGMLYSHEVIQESDVHEDVLFRGVVTLPEELRSKLKELAGYGRRIAVGYGRSRGLGQVSVAGWGTAPVERQAVADRWAALNETARALWSLFDRQPEGEYFSLTLQSHLALRDDAGEPVLGEITAQDFGLSVGTVQCRRVLRAIAVPGWNAALDLPKPDTWALDRGSVLLFRLPPGHDREPVIDRLQEIEREGIGERRAEGFGRLTACDPFHFYFLQREP